A DNA window from Luteolibacter luteus contains the following coding sequences:
- a CDS encoding tryptophan 7-halogenase — MIRSILVLGGGSAGLLAALTLKRKIPALSVEVIYSSRIGVIGVGEGTVPYVPSHLHHYLGLDEYEVFNAIQPVIKLGVRFTWGKRSYFDYTFTGQQHSWRWPDLPRNNGFYGFEDPTAMDLSSALMDHAKALPRRSDGVPDLPPPGSNFAWHIENKLFVAWLEKACKREGVKFTDADLSGAETSDGGISRIILSDGSERRADFYIDASGFVSELVGKSLAEPFEDYWSSLFCDRAVAGGWDRGDEPILPYTLSDPMDSGWCWRIDHPDRIHRGYVFSSSHASDDQALEDYQKIAPKAANPRVVRFRSGRYRRSWIGNVAAVGNAAGFVEPLEATALMVICLQCRWLTDGLIDSQLSPNPSLAGLYNTLNGSIWSQIRDFLALHYKFNDKQDTPFWLRCRSEIPLNDVEGLVGFYQENGPSAINAGHLPAGNPFGIEGYLAILAGLKVPHARLYQPLPPELQRWNAYRERHRQIAAAGVGMNETLRELSKPEAWKKIRRK, encoded by the coding sequence ATGATTCGCTCGATCCTGGTCTTGGGCGGCGGCAGTGCCGGCCTGCTGGCAGCTCTCACCTTGAAGCGCAAGATCCCGGCTCTGAGTGTGGAGGTCATCTACAGCAGCCGGATCGGGGTGATCGGCGTGGGTGAAGGAACGGTGCCCTACGTCCCGTCCCATCTGCACCACTACCTCGGCCTGGACGAATACGAGGTCTTCAACGCGATCCAGCCGGTGATCAAGCTGGGGGTCCGCTTCACCTGGGGGAAACGGTCTTACTTCGACTACACCTTCACCGGCCAGCAGCACTCATGGCGCTGGCCGGACCTCCCGCGGAACAACGGTTTCTATGGCTTCGAGGATCCCACCGCCATGGATCTCTCCTCGGCGCTGATGGATCACGCGAAGGCCCTGCCCCGCCGCAGCGATGGCGTCCCGGACCTGCCCCCTCCAGGTAGCAACTTCGCTTGGCACATCGAGAACAAGCTCTTCGTCGCGTGGCTGGAGAAGGCCTGCAAACGAGAGGGCGTGAAATTCACCGATGCCGACTTGAGCGGCGCGGAAACCAGCGACGGAGGAATCTCCCGGATCATCCTCTCCGACGGCTCCGAGCGCAGGGCGGACTTCTATATCGATGCCAGCGGCTTCGTCTCCGAACTGGTAGGCAAGTCATTGGCCGAGCCCTTCGAAGACTACTGGTCTTCCCTCTTCTGCGATCGCGCGGTAGCAGGCGGCTGGGATCGCGGCGACGAACCCATTCTCCCCTACACGCTTTCCGATCCCATGGACTCCGGCTGGTGCTGGCGCATCGACCACCCGGATCGCATCCATCGCGGCTATGTCTTCTCAAGCAGCCATGCCAGCGATGACCAAGCGCTGGAAGACTATCAGAAGATCGCGCCGAAGGCGGCAAACCCTCGGGTAGTGCGCTTCCGTTCCGGACGATACCGGAGAAGTTGGATCGGAAACGTGGCTGCGGTCGGCAATGCCGCCGGATTTGTCGAACCGCTGGAAGCCACCGCGCTCATGGTAATCTGCCTGCAATGCCGCTGGCTCACCGACGGCCTGATCGATTCCCAGCTCAGTCCCAATCCCAGCCTGGCCGGACTCTACAATACCCTCAATGGATCCATCTGGTCACAGATCCGCGATTTCCTCGCGCTGCACTACAAGTTCAACGACAAGCAAGATACGCCCTTCTGGCTCCGCTGCCGTTCGGAAATCCCCTTGAATGATGTAGAAGGATTGGTCGGCTTCTATCAGGAGAACGGACCTTCGGCGATCAATGCGGGACATCTGCCCGCGGGCAATCCCTTCGGCATCGAGGGCTACCTCGCCATCCTCGCCGGTCTGAAAGTGCCCCACGCGCGGCTCTATCAGCCACTTCCTCCCGAGCTCCAGCGTTGGAATGCCTATCGCGAGCGACACCGCCAGATCGCTGCCGCTGGTGTCGGAATGAATGAAACCCTCCGTGAACTTTCCAAGCCCGAGGCATGGAAAAAGATCCGCAGAAAATAG
- a CDS encoding ester cyclase, with protein MSDSVLSPEEVGRLWFERMWDRREIHLIRELLHENAVGHLEGGERVVGHDAFESFQEEFVEAIPDIRLKINKLLAGDTDVCIHWNATGTHSGAGFGCNATGCELCFQGVTWLRVENGKITEGWDFWNMDRLMRKMSGDAVGV; from the coding sequence ATGAGTGATTCCGTCCTCAGCCCTGAAGAAGTCGGCCGTTTGTGGTTTGAGCGCATGTGGGACCGCCGCGAGATCCACCTCATCCGCGAACTCCTCCATGAGAACGCCGTCGGGCACTTGGAAGGGGGAGAAAGGGTGGTCGGACATGATGCTTTCGAGAGCTTCCAGGAGGAGTTTGTCGAAGCCATTCCGGACATCCGGCTCAAGATAAACAAGCTCTTGGCCGGTGACACTGACGTCTGCATTCACTGGAATGCCACCGGCACCCATAGCGGCGCGGGCTTCGGCTGCAACGCGACCGGCTGCGAGTTGTGCTTCCAAGGCGTGACCTGGCTGCGCGTGGAAAATGGCAAGATCACCGAAGGCTGGGACTTCTGGAACATGGACCGCCTGATGAGGAAGATGTCCGGCGATGCTGTCGGTGTCTGA
- a CDS encoding LptF/LptG family permease — protein sequence MRLSDRYIGRQILFGTLFAIVLLSTILVMGSLFQSLRMLIVDFGAPLSIILEFLLATIPFSLIYTVPWAFLSAVLLVFGRMSSDNELIGFRVAGLSLKRLSLPVFVIGAVLSALCLWLNLEVAPQAKANVKNISLRAFFTDPQRILSAAAEKDGLERLEKSAGNVRAYIDKSDGSLMEGMHLFQIPKPGDKNEGRNTYVHAMKAEAVIDNVKKEFRFHLYDALFETVDKEGLPKIALAREAVPVVLPFTPAPQKQDPATMGNAQIKDFIRNIDTNLPSFKDKPDLKNTVISRYNAEVQRRYASSFACIAFAFIGVPLGVKARRKDTSTGLIISLLIGGAYFICGMLGGKTPNGVVIANWAPNVVCVILGLYLLRRARFR from the coding sequence ATGCGTCTCTCCGACCGCTACATCGGGCGCCAGATTCTCTTTGGCACGCTCTTTGCCATTGTCCTTCTGAGCACCATCCTTGTGATGGGGAGCCTGTTCCAGAGCCTGCGCATGCTGATCGTGGATTTCGGCGCTCCGCTTTCCATCATTCTCGAGTTCCTGCTGGCGACGATTCCCTTCTCCCTGATCTACACTGTCCCTTGGGCTTTCTTGTCAGCGGTACTGCTGGTTTTCGGCCGCATGTCCTCGGACAATGAGCTGATCGGCTTCCGGGTGGCCGGCCTCAGTCTGAAGCGCCTCTCGCTTCCCGTGTTCGTGATCGGGGCGGTCCTTTCCGCGCTTTGCCTCTGGCTGAACCTTGAGGTGGCCCCGCAGGCGAAGGCCAATGTAAAGAACATCTCGCTCCGGGCTTTCTTCACCGACCCGCAACGGATCCTCAGCGCCGCAGCGGAAAAGGACGGGCTGGAACGGCTCGAGAAGAGCGCGGGCAACGTGCGTGCCTACATCGACAAGTCCGACGGCTCGCTGATGGAAGGCATGCACCTCTTCCAGATTCCGAAGCCGGGAGACAAGAACGAGGGACGAAATACCTATGTCCACGCGATGAAGGCAGAGGCCGTCATCGACAACGTGAAGAAGGAATTCCGCTTCCATCTCTACGACGCTTTGTTCGAGACGGTGGACAAGGAAGGCCTGCCAAAAATCGCCCTCGCCCGTGAGGCCGTTCCGGTGGTGCTACCTTTCACCCCGGCACCGCAAAAGCAGGACCCGGCAACCATGGGGAATGCGCAGATCAAGGACTTCATCCGCAACATCGATACCAATCTGCCCTCGTTCAAGGACAAGCCCGATCTCAAGAACACCGTCATCTCCCGCTACAATGCGGAGGTCCAGCGGCGCTACGCTTCGTCCTTCGCCTGCATCGCCTTCGCCTTCATCGGCGTGCCACTGGGCGTGAAAGCCCGGCGCAAGGACACCTCCACCGGGCTCATCATCAGCCTCCTCATCGGCGGGGCCTATTTCATCTGCGGGATGCTGGGAGGAAAGACGCCGAATGGAGTCGTGATCGCCAATTGGGCTCCAAATGTGGTATGCGTGATTCTGGGACTCTACCTGCTGCGCCGCGCCCGCTTCCGGTAA
- a CDS encoding beta strand repeat-containing protein translates to MNTNRSILLRAALRTLAISAMPVAVHAQNVISLNFTDGGSAPGSTISAGTPGAIPIAASRWTNLDSTNGDGTVASLIDNTGAATTTGINWISANTWRSGGTTVNGNGQLTKGYLDDGSGGCQITLSGIPYLSYNAYIIVGTDQGGGTQGTANYRPVRVNGIPWSHNDTATVQADANWTGQNWTDGTSLVEGQNYLKVPNLGGLTLSITGGNNSGGARGPIAGLQIENSYTGLFSYWDINGTTAGAGGAAPAGTWSNSATNWNSNADGTGVTAGWAGAGHTAVFAAGADATGSYTVNISGTQTADAVITEQGNITLSGGGLNLAAPAVLRAGTGASLTINTALSGTNGVVLEGASDISVSGAHTVSGAAVVSVPSLILNSGTSFPSLGGLVVGNNVTMIADTSSLTTTGAMSAGNGAQINSAGTTLAIGGNINFTGSGYSGSGASTMTGRGLFMNQGVVDSSVALTNTSAITLTGAGTAQANLEFNGGSVSLLDSSKITTDRFVNRGNARPHTLTIGGSSQINVTDDLIFGDNTNAAITINQTGGSVTNIGTTNNPGGNDMSNRWGHWGGGTTVYNLSGGTLNLTGAPLYLTWDGPATLTVSDTGIANLRGIDMGFGGRTQASTINLNTGARINIGAAGITTGGTANKVINLNGGTLGSLATWTGTVPMNVLAATTFDTTGGSMQLNGALTGTGTLTIQGGGTVGLAGVNTYTGATTVTGNSRVLFGQGGANASTVTVQSGSSFGAGSLTTPGIGAANNVVSENGGGSNFRVGPVNSDMVDLLNLNVTGTHTLTVTPTGQIAPNTVFTVIDYAALSGAGYAGINVVSSTPRAVVTKEADNGSTIDVKVVSFDAVAWKGNHPTTPNLWDLNTTQNWQTTATNVATTFQQNDILIFDDTAATGNITLAGTLSPASMEFNNSTLPYVLSGSGTLAGNANLTKNGTALLELGNASNTYTGTTTITDGILRIGNGTTGALPAGGVLVMDGGEVQVNTAAGSTFANPVTMNAGTLAFKGTGDLAFDAPITNGLGNLFFDRAGTVLRSAQTPITGTLIVNSGTFAFDGTQTQNFLPANKLVTVNPGATFEHRGLNAFPTAANGIDVEATDATVRFISGGSVASGAETQSHAHLRNLTMSGSTLELGYFGTGAAYNEESFQLNGVLGITGTTPSVVNTLAGATPATSGIALIAGSTIDVPDVTGSPAADFTINAELETSDANAGSLLKSGTGTLVLNNANTYPGATTVPEGTLIVNGSLAGGAVTIDPGATLGGSGVIGGQVTISAGATVAPGASAGDLTTGTAFLTGTYACEIDGTNADTLVVNGDLDLTGSTLNITTLGGGTTLGTYVIASYTGTLTGTFDTVTGVPSGYSLNYNAVAKRIEITNGTDAYGSWEAANGITGAGGNADSDNDGISNAIEFVIGGDPSGPGSDSNSKKPTSTVDATYLNVTFRRTQESLSYDPGIEYGNDLSGWAPAQNGVDGVIITVTPNIEPGVDSVFVKIPRALAEDDKFFARLKVTVP, encoded by the coding sequence ATGAATACCAACCGCAGTATCCTCCTGCGCGCGGCACTCCGTACTCTGGCCATTTCGGCCATGCCGGTTGCCGTACATGCGCAAAATGTGATTAGCCTGAACTTCACCGACGGCGGCTCCGCCCCGGGAAGTACGATCTCCGCAGGAACCCCGGGGGCGATCCCGATCGCCGCCAGCCGCTGGACAAACCTCGACAGCACGAATGGCGACGGCACCGTCGCCAGCTTGATCGATAACACCGGCGCCGCGACAACTACCGGCATCAACTGGATCTCCGCTAACACTTGGCGGAGCGGCGGCACGACCGTTAACGGCAATGGCCAGCTCACCAAGGGCTATCTCGATGATGGCAGCGGTGGCTGCCAGATCACGCTCTCCGGTATCCCCTATCTTTCCTACAATGCCTACATCATCGTCGGCACCGACCAAGGCGGCGGCACCCAAGGCACGGCCAACTACCGGCCCGTCCGCGTCAATGGCATCCCTTGGAGCCACAATGATACTGCCACGGTCCAAGCAGATGCAAACTGGACCGGCCAGAACTGGACCGACGGCACCAGCCTGGTGGAAGGCCAGAATTACCTGAAGGTCCCGAATCTGGGCGGACTCACGCTTTCCATCACCGGCGGTAATAACAGCGGCGGTGCCCGTGGCCCCATCGCAGGCCTCCAGATTGAGAACTCCTACACCGGGCTCTTCTCCTATTGGGATATCAATGGAACCACTGCGGGAGCAGGCGGTGCCGCACCGGCTGGCACTTGGAGCAATAGCGCCACGAACTGGAACTCGAATGCGGATGGCACCGGCGTCACGGCCGGCTGGGCAGGAGCAGGACACACCGCCGTCTTCGCGGCAGGTGCTGATGCCACCGGGAGCTATACCGTGAACATCTCCGGCACCCAGACCGCGGATGCCGTGATTACTGAACAAGGTAACATTACCTTGAGTGGCGGCGGCCTGAATCTCGCTGCACCCGCAGTGCTGCGCGCGGGCACCGGAGCCAGCCTGACGATCAATACCGCCCTCTCCGGCACGAATGGCGTGGTGCTCGAAGGAGCTTCCGACATCAGCGTATCGGGTGCCCACACGGTGAGCGGTGCGGCAGTCGTATCCGTTCCCTCGCTGATCCTGAACAGCGGCACCAGCTTCCCTTCGCTGGGTGGCCTGGTGGTTGGCAACAATGTGACGATGATCGCGGACACCTCCAGTCTCACGACCACCGGCGCGATGTCCGCCGGCAATGGCGCGCAGATCAATTCCGCAGGCACCACCTTGGCTATCGGAGGCAATATCAACTTCACCGGTTCCGGCTACTCCGGATCCGGCGCCTCCACCATGACGGGACGGGGCCTCTTCATGAACCAAGGAGTGGTTGATTCCTCGGTGGCCCTGACCAATACCTCTGCCATCACCCTCACCGGTGCCGGCACGGCCCAGGCGAACTTGGAATTCAATGGCGGCTCGGTGAGCCTGCTCGATTCCTCGAAGATCACCACCGACCGCTTCGTGAACCGCGGCAATGCACGCCCGCACACGCTGACGATCGGCGGCAGCTCGCAGATCAACGTCACCGATGACCTGATCTTCGGCGACAACACGAACGCCGCCATCACCATCAACCAGACCGGAGGATCGGTCACCAACATCGGCACCACCAACAACCCTGGCGGCAATGACATGTCGAACCGCTGGGGCCACTGGGGCGGTGGCACCACCGTTTACAATCTGAGCGGCGGCACCCTGAACCTCACCGGAGCTCCCCTCTACCTCACATGGGATGGTCCTGCCACCCTGACGGTGAGCGATACGGGCATCGCGAACCTGAGAGGTATCGACATGGGCTTCGGCGGAAGAACCCAGGCCTCCACCATCAATCTGAACACCGGCGCACGCATCAATATCGGCGCGGCCGGCATCACAACCGGCGGGACTGCCAACAAGGTGATCAACCTGAACGGCGGCACCCTCGGCTCCTTGGCCACATGGACCGGCACCGTCCCCATGAACGTGCTGGCTGCTACCACGTTTGACACTACGGGCGGCAGCATGCAGCTGAATGGAGCTCTAACCGGAACCGGCACCCTGACGATCCAAGGCGGCGGGACGGTCGGCCTCGCGGGTGTGAATACCTACACCGGAGCCACCACCGTCACGGGCAATAGCCGCGTGCTCTTCGGTCAAGGGGGTGCGAACGCCTCCACCGTCACCGTCCAATCCGGATCCAGCTTCGGCGCAGGATCCCTGACGACTCCGGGTATCGGTGCCGCCAATAATGTGGTCTCCGAAAATGGCGGGGGCTCGAACTTCCGCGTCGGGCCGGTGAACTCCGACATGGTGGACCTGCTCAATCTGAACGTGACGGGCACCCACACCTTGACCGTCACACCGACGGGACAGATCGCGCCAAACACGGTCTTCACCGTGATCGACTACGCGGCTCTCTCCGGTGCGGGCTATGCGGGCATCAATGTGGTTTCCTCCACACCCCGCGCGGTCGTCACCAAGGAAGCCGACAATGGCTCCACCATCGACGTCAAGGTCGTGTCCTTCGACGCCGTGGCGTGGAAAGGCAATCACCCCACAACCCCGAACTTGTGGGACCTGAACACGACGCAGAACTGGCAGACCACCGCGACCAACGTCGCGACCACCTTCCAGCAAAACGATATCCTCATCTTCGACGACACCGCCGCGACGGGGAACATCACGCTGGCTGGCACCTTGTCGCCGGCTTCCATGGAGTTCAATAACTCGACGTTACCTTACGTGCTCTCCGGCAGTGGCACCCTGGCCGGAAACGCGAACCTCACCAAGAATGGCACCGCCTTGCTCGAGCTTGGCAATGCCAGCAATACCTACACCGGCACCACCACCATCACTGATGGCATCCTGCGGATCGGCAATGGCACCACCGGTGCCCTGCCCGCAGGCGGAGTCCTGGTGATGGATGGCGGTGAAGTGCAGGTGAATACCGCAGCCGGAAGCACCTTCGCCAATCCGGTAACGATGAATGCGGGCACGCTGGCCTTCAAGGGCACCGGCGATCTCGCCTTCGATGCTCCGATTACCAACGGCCTCGGGAACCTGTTCTTCGACCGTGCGGGAACCGTGCTGCGCAGCGCGCAGACCCCGATCACCGGCACCTTGATCGTGAACTCGGGAACCTTCGCCTTCGATGGCACGCAGACCCAGAATTTCCTGCCGGCGAACAAGCTGGTGACGGTAAATCCTGGAGCCACCTTCGAGCACCGGGGCCTGAACGCTTTCCCCACCGCGGCCAATGGCATCGATGTGGAAGCCACGGATGCCACGGTGCGCTTCATCTCCGGTGGCAGTGTTGCCAGCGGGGCGGAGACCCAGAGCCATGCTCACCTTCGTAACCTAACGATGTCCGGCTCCACGCTGGAACTCGGTTACTTCGGAACCGGTGCCGCCTACAACGAGGAGAGCTTCCAGCTCAATGGCGTGCTCGGCATCACCGGCACCACTCCATCGGTGGTGAATACCCTGGCAGGAGCCACGCCCGCCACCTCGGGCATCGCGCTCATCGCGGGCAGCACCATCGATGTGCCGGACGTGACCGGCTCGCCGGCCGCTGACTTCACCATCAATGCCGAACTCGAAACCAGCGATGCCAATGCAGGATCCCTGCTCAAGTCCGGCACCGGCACCTTGGTGCTGAACAATGCCAACACCTACCCCGGCGCCACCACAGTGCCGGAAGGCACGCTGATCGTGAATGGCTCGCTGGCAGGCGGGGCGGTGACGATCGATCCCGGTGCCACCTTGGGCGGCAGCGGCGTGATCGGCGGTCAAGTGACCATCTCCGCGGGCGCCACCGTGGCACCCGGTGCTTCTGCGGGCGACCTCACGACGGGAACCGCCTTCCTGACCGGCACCTACGCATGTGAAATCGATGGGACGAATGCCGATACTCTGGTGGTAAACGGTGATCTGGACCTCACCGGCTCCACATTGAATATTACGACGCTGGGCGGAGGCACTACCCTCGGCACCTACGTCATCGCCAGCTACACCGGCACCCTCACCGGCACATTCGACACCGTCACCGGCGTGCCCAGCGGCTATTCGCTGAATTACAATGCCGTGGCGAAGCGGATCGAGATCACCAATGGCACCGATGCCTACGGATCTTGGGAGGCTGCCAATGGCATCACCGGAGCGGGTGGGAATGCGGATTCCGACAACGATGGCATCTCGAACGCCATTGAATTCGTGATCGGCGGTGATCCATCAGGACCGGGCTCCGACTCGAACTCGAAGAAGCCGACCAGCACCGTGGACGCGACCTACCTGAATGTGACCTTCCGTCGCACGCAGGAGTCGCTCTCCTACGATCCGGGAATTGAGTACGGAAACGACCTGAGTGGATGGGCTCCGGCACAGAACGGGGTGGACGGGGTCATTATCACCGTGACGCCGAACATCGAACCCGGCGTGGACAGCGTGTTCGTGAAGATCCCTCGAGCCCTTGCCGAGGACGATAAGTTCTTCGCCCGCTTGAAGGTGACGGTCCCATGA
- a CDS encoding YcbK family protein, with protein MSQPKASGETRNLALQSRRGALGTLGLGALALLGSNTPAAAFFSRKSTTPRVIVNSASSTAAMDLRELPTEWVARQGPNLKDYNAFLASLRLQRLTPKQVIEAHAKKHGSIWNTLPPRTMWRQMAPTLRVIDRVAMELGQPVDEIISAYRSPSYNATCPGAKSGSYHQVNVAIDVTFASSPSTVAQTARSLRSRNLFRGGVGRYSGFTHIDTRGQNVDW; from the coding sequence ATGTCCCAGCCAAAAGCCTCCGGGGAAACCCGGAACCTCGCCCTACAGTCGCGTCGCGGTGCCCTCGGCACTCTTGGCCTCGGTGCCCTAGCCCTGCTTGGATCGAATACGCCGGCCGCCGCCTTTTTCTCGCGGAAATCGACCACTCCGCGTGTGATTGTGAATTCCGCCTCTTCCACGGCGGCCATGGATCTCCGTGAACTGCCTACGGAGTGGGTGGCCCGCCAAGGTCCGAATCTCAAGGACTACAATGCTTTCCTAGCCAGCCTGCGCCTGCAGCGCCTGACGCCGAAGCAAGTGATCGAGGCCCACGCGAAGAAGCATGGCTCGATCTGGAATACCCTGCCGCCGCGTACCATGTGGCGCCAGATGGCTCCCACACTGCGGGTCATCGACCGGGTGGCCATGGAACTCGGACAGCCGGTCGACGAGATCATCTCCGCCTACCGTTCGCCTTCCTACAATGCCACCTGCCCGGGTGCAAAGAGCGGCTCCTATCATCAGGTGAATGTCGCCATCGACGTGACCTTCGCCTCCAGCCCATCCACCGTGGCCCAGACAGCCCGGAGCCTGCGTTCGCGGAACCTTTTCCGTGGAGGAGTGGGCCGTTACAGCGGCTTCACCCACATCGATACCCGCGGTCAGAACGTGGACTGGTAA
- a CDS encoding NAD(P)H-dependent oxidoreductase encodes MTPDQLLDSLKFRYATKQFDATRKIPEAEWEALEKSLVLTPSSFGLQPWKFVIVKDPELRGRLRKRSWNQSQVTDASHFVVFTTRTDLTEEDVDRFFATLAASQGRDVESFAGYRNVVVSFASAMTQESRHAWNIRQAYIALGQFMTAAAMLGIDTCPMEGMEPAGYDEELGLTGSGYATAVACAVGYRSPEDKYAEAPKARFAHTEVIEHR; translated from the coding sequence ATGACTCCCGACCAACTGCTCGATTCGCTCAAATTCCGCTACGCCACGAAACAATTCGACGCGACACGGAAGATACCCGAAGCCGAGTGGGAGGCTCTTGAGAAATCGCTGGTGCTGACGCCTTCCTCCTTCGGCTTGCAACCGTGGAAATTCGTCATCGTAAAGGATCCCGAGCTCCGCGGCCGCCTGCGGAAACGCTCTTGGAACCAATCCCAAGTCACGGATGCCTCGCACTTCGTGGTCTTCACCACCCGCACGGACCTGACGGAGGAAGACGTGGACCGCTTTTTCGCTACCTTGGCGGCATCTCAGGGGCGCGATGTCGAATCCTTCGCCGGATATCGCAACGTAGTGGTGTCCTTCGCGTCTGCCATGACCCAGGAAAGCCGCCACGCGTGGAATATCCGTCAGGCTTACATTGCGCTTGGGCAGTTCATGACCGCCGCGGCGATGCTTGGCATCGACACCTGTCCCATGGAGGGTATGGAGCCCGCAGGCTACGACGAGGAGTTGGGCCTGACCGGCAGCGGCTATGCCACCGCGGTTGCCTGCGCCGTGGGCTATCGCTCACCGGAGGACAAGTATGCCGAGGCACCAAAGGCCCGCTTCGCGCATACCGAGGTCATCGAGCACCGCTGA
- a CDS encoding SulP family inorganic anion transporter: MIPHFHPRRILRRTTEFFRGGKLDPFPILHTLRKYDREKFRADGKAALNVSLLDIPQGIAYAAIAELPIVFGIACSATASLIAPLFAGSRHTILGPTNATAFMLFGFFAMEPALAVRETQLVPLLVMMVGIFCLLGSILRLADLLQYISRSVLVGYVSGAAVLIMTNQMKHLLGVAYEVDVLRPRTFVGLVEALVLSLPHAIWPPMVIGAVTFVIFTVLRKWKPRWPNLAITLVAVSAVFGTLAHQKGSPFEQVARFRTFSPEDLMPSLPSLAYSGVFEDIAALLGVALAIGFLACLENTLMAKTIASRSGDRADVNQDMFAVGAANLASAIAGGMPASGSLLRSTLNFNSGARTRMSSIYSGLLVLSAALIIAWLPRYGGIALIDYVPKAALAALIIGIALALINRHNIRICARSTPDDAAVLVTTFIATLIAPLHLAIFIGVALSVSLFLRKASRPHLVEYEFNDAGELRQMGEKRQRPNPAISIVHVEGDLFFGAAELFRTQIQRTAADASLKIMILRLKNARHLDATSVLALEDLIKFMRANDRHVLISGATRDVYRVLKNSGVLETIQQGADRKAGQSNIFLNRPSNPNLSTRDALKRAQQLLGGEKADIRIFYDPAKK; the protein is encoded by the coding sequence ATGATCCCGCATTTCCATCCGCGCCGCATTCTCCGCCGAACGACGGAGTTCTTCCGCGGCGGAAAGCTGGATCCCTTCCCCATTCTCCACACGCTGCGAAAGTATGATCGCGAGAAGTTCCGAGCGGACGGGAAGGCGGCGCTGAATGTATCCCTCCTCGATATCCCGCAGGGCATCGCCTACGCGGCCATCGCCGAACTGCCGATCGTCTTCGGCATCGCGTGTTCCGCCACGGCCTCGCTGATCGCTCCGCTCTTCGCGGGCTCCCGGCACACGATTCTGGGGCCAACGAATGCGACGGCTTTCATGCTCTTCGGCTTTTTCGCCATGGAGCCGGCCTTGGCCGTCCGGGAAACCCAGCTCGTGCCGCTGCTGGTGATGATGGTCGGGATCTTCTGCCTCCTCGGTTCGATCCTCCGGCTGGCGGACCTGCTGCAGTATATCTCCCGCTCCGTGCTGGTAGGCTACGTCTCCGGTGCCGCGGTGCTGATCATGACGAACCAGATGAAGCACCTGTTGGGCGTGGCTTACGAGGTGGACGTCCTGCGGCCCCGGACCTTCGTAGGCTTGGTGGAAGCCTTGGTCCTTTCCCTGCCCCATGCGATCTGGCCGCCGATGGTGATCGGTGCGGTGACCTTCGTAATCTTCACCGTGCTGCGAAAATGGAAGCCGCGCTGGCCAAACCTGGCGATTACCCTGGTGGCAGTGTCGGCAGTCTTCGGAACCCTCGCCCATCAGAAAGGCAGCCCCTTCGAACAGGTCGCGCGCTTCCGCACCTTCAGCCCGGAGGACCTGATGCCTTCCCTGCCCTCGCTCGCCTACTCGGGCGTCTTCGAGGATATCGCCGCGCTCCTGGGGGTGGCACTGGCCATCGGCTTCCTAGCTTGCCTGGAAAACACCCTGATGGCGAAGACCATCGCTTCCCGCTCGGGCGACCGCGCCGACGTAAACCAGGACATGTTCGCCGTGGGTGCCGCGAACCTCGCCTCAGCCATCGCCGGCGGCATGCCGGCTTCCGGCTCGCTGCTGAGATCGACGTTGAATTTCAACTCGGGCGCACGCACGCGGATGTCGTCGATCTACTCAGGGCTGCTGGTTCTCTCCGCCGCGCTGATCATCGCGTGGCTCCCCCGCTACGGCGGAATCGCGCTCATCGACTACGTGCCGAAGGCCGCGCTCGCCGCACTCATCATCGGCATCGCACTCGCGCTGATCAACCGGCATAATATCCGGATCTGTGCCCGCTCCACGCCAGACGATGCGGCGGTGCTGGTGACAACCTTCATCGCCACGCTGATCGCTCCGCTTCACTTGGCGATCTTCATCGGCGTGGCGCTTTCCGTGAGCCTTTTCCTGCGCAAGGCCAGCCGCCCCCACCTCGTCGAATATGAGTTCAACGACGCCGGTGAACTGCGGCAGATGGGTGAGAAACGCCAGCGCCCGAACCCCGCGATCTCGATCGTTCACGTCGAGGGCGACCTTTTCTTCGGCGCAGCGGAACTGTTCCGCACCCAGATTCAGCGCACCGCTGCAGATGCCTCGCTGAAGATCATGATCCTGCGCTTGAAAAACGCGCGCCATCTCGACGCCACCTCGGTGCTGGCGCTGGAGGACTTGATCAAGTTCATGCGCGCGAACGATCGCCACGTGCTGATCTCCGGGGCCACACGTGATGTCTACCGCGTCTTGAAGAATTCCGGT